The following coding sequences are from one Desulfuromonas sp. TF window:
- a CDS encoding lipid-binding SYLF domain-containing protein, whose product MKGIVTLGIAVLLALNPVLSCEAASDDREEKIVLATDILKEITVIPEKGIPPSLLNDAAGVAIIPNVIKIGFVIGGRHGTGILLVRGRNGQWSNPSFISLTGGSVGWQIGAQATDVILVFKNRKSIDGIMDGKFTLGADAAVAAGPVGRRGEAATDTMLKAEIYSYSRSRGLFAGVSLEGSALQIDDKANASYYGRRDITGRNVLSGAAGRETPEIARLRAMLAASTPKP is encoded by the coding sequence ATGAAAGGGATCGTAACTCTTGGGATTGCCGTGCTTCTGGCGCTGAACCCCGTTCTTTCCTGCGAGGCGGCCTCGGACGACCGGGAGGAGAAGATCGTCCTGGCGACGGATATCCTCAAGGAGATCACGGTCATCCCCGAGAAGGGGATTCCCCCCAGCCTTCTCAACGACGCCGCCGGAGTCGCCATCATCCCCAACGTGATCAAGATCGGCTTCGTCATCGGCGGTCGACACGGCACCGGCATCCTGCTGGTGCGCGGCAGGAACGGGCAATGGAGCAATCCGAGCTTCATCTCCCTGACCGGCGGCAGCGTGGGGTGGCAGATAGGCGCTCAGGCCACCGATGTGATACTGGTCTTCAAGAACCGCAAGAGCATCGACGGCATCATGGACGGGAAGTTCACCCTCGGCGCCGATGCCGCGGTGGCGGCCGGACCGGTGGGGCGACGAGGGGAGGCGGCGACAGATACCATGCTCAAGGCGGAGATCTACTCCTATTCTCGCAGCCGCGGCCTCTTCGCCGGGGTCTCCCTGGAAGGCTCGGCTCTGCAGATCGACGACAAGGCCAACGCCTCCTACTACGGGCGCCGGGACATCACCGGCCGGAACGTCCTCTCCGGCGCCGCAGGTCGGGAAACCCCCGAGATCGCCCGGCTCAGGGCCATGCTGGCGGCCTCCACGCCAAAACCCTGA